The Streptomyces sp. NBC_01439 genome contains the following window.
ACAGCCCGCGTGCCGCCACTCGGCGCCGGCCTCCTTGAAGACCTTGTCCAGGCCCTCTTCCACGGCCTGCAGGGCGACGCGGACCGAGCCCGGGACGACCAGCATCCGTACGCCGTCGGCGACTTTGCGGCCCTCGACGATGCCGGCGACGGCACGCAGGTCCTCGATGCGGCCGTTGGTGCACGAACCTACGAAGACGGTGTCGACCTTGATGTCCCGCAGCGGCTGTCCGGCGGTCAACCCCATGTACTCCAGGGCCTTTTCGGCGGCCAGGCGCTCCGAAGCGTCCTCGTACGAAGCCGGGTCGGGGACGTGCGCCGACAGCGGTGCGCCCTGGCCCGGGTTGGTCCCCCAGGTGACGAAGGGGGACAGCGCGGCGCCGTCGATGACGACCTCCGCGTCGAAGACCGCGTCGTCGTCCGTGCGCAGGGTCTTCCAGTACTCGACCGCCGCGTCCCAGTCCTTGCCCGTGGGGGCGTGGTCACGGCCCTGGAGGTAGTCGAAGGTGGTCTGATCAGGGGCGATCATGCCCGCGCGGGCACCCGCCTCGATCGACATGTTGCAGATGGTCATCCGGGCTTCCATCGACAGCTCCTGGATGGCCTCGCCCCGGTACTCCAGGATGTAGCCCTGGCCGCCGCCCGTACCGATCTTGGCGATGATCGCCAGGATCAGGTCCTTCGCGGTGACGCCCTCGGCCAACGCGCCGGTGACGGTGATCGCCATCGTCTTCGGGCGGGCCAGCGGCAGCGTCTGGGTGGCCAGTACGTGCTCGACCTGGCTCGTGCCGATGCCGAAGGCCAGCGCGCCGAAGGCGCCGTGCGTGGAAGTGTGCGAGTCGCCGCAGACCACGGTGGTGCCGGGCTGGGTCAGACCCAGCTGCGGTCCCACGACGTGGACGACGCCCTGCTCGACGTCGCCCAGCGAGTGCAGGCGCACGCCGAACTCGGCGCAGTTCGCCCGCAGCGTCTCCAGCTGGGCGCGGGAAACCGGGTCGGCGATCGGCTTGTCGATGTCGAGGGTGGGGGTGTTGTGGTCCTCGGTCGCGATGGTGAGGTCGAGGCGTCGGACCTTGCGGCCGGCCTGACGCAGTCCTTCGAAGGCCTGCGGGCTGGTCACCTCGTGCAGCAGGTGCAGATCGATGAAGAGGAGGTCGGGCTCGCCTTCGGCGCGCCGGACGACATGGTCGTCCCAGACCTTCTCCGCGAGTGTCCTACCCATCGCTTTCCCTCCGGCCGGCCGGTTGTGCCGGCGCTTCATAGAGATCTTGTGCGCCGTGCCGCCCGTACCCCACGTCCCGGACGACGGCTCGGACCCAGTGGTTCGTGGACCCGCACATACAGACTCGCTGTTTCTTGGAAAAATTGAACTTGCGTTTCACAGTGTGAGACGCGAATATCGTTTCATGGACAACTCTAGCGGCGTCGGCGTTCTCGACAAGGCAGCTCTGGTATTGAGCGCACTGGAGTCCGGTCCGGCCACCCTCGCCGGGCTGGTCGCGGCGACAGGGCTCGCACGACCCACGGCACATCGCCTTGCCGTGGCACTGGAACACCACCGGATGGTGGCGAGGGACATGCAGGGCCGGTTCATCCTCGGACCGCGGCTGGCGGAACTCGCCGCCGCGGCCGGCGAGGACCGTCTGTTGGCCACGGCGGGACCGGTACTCACTCACCTCCGTGACGTGACGGGAGAGAGCGCGCAGCTCTACCGCCGTCAGGGAGACATGCGCATCTGCGTGGCGGCCGCGGAGCGGCTGTCGGGTCTTCGGGACACCGTCCCGGTGGGTTCCACGCTTCCCATGAAGGCCGGTTCGGCCGCGCAGATCCTGATGGCCTGGGAGGAGCCCGAGCGGCTCCACCGCGGCCTCCAGGGCGCGCGCTTCACGGCGACGGCACTCTCGGGCGTACGGCGTCGCGGCTGGGCGCAGTCGATCGGCGAGCGGGAGCCCGGTGTGGCCTCCGTCTCGGCGCCGGTGCGCGGGCCGTCGAACCGCGTGGTGGCCTCCGTATCGGTCTCCGGGCCGATCGAGCGGCTGACCCGCCACCCGGGCCGGATGCACGCCCAGGCCGTCATCGACGCGGCCGCACGGCTCACGGAGGCGCTGCGCCGCTCCGGCTGACGCCCCGACCCCACCTGCTCACCCCCGGGCCCGGGGGCGCGTTCGACGCCGCACACGTCCGAACACGCGCCTCCGGGCCCGCACTTGTGCCTGCCGGCCGGCGCGACCGACACAAAGCGAAGAGGCCCTCCGCGATGAACGCGGAGGGCCTCTTCGATGCGTACCCCCGACCGGATTCGAACCGGCGCTACCGCCTTGAGAGGGCGGCGTGCTAGGCCGCTACACAACGGGGGCTTGCTTGTACTGCGCTGGGCTACCAGGACTCGAACCTAGAACAAAGGAACCAGAAACCTTCGTGTTGCCAATTACACCATAGCCCAATGTGGTCTATACCAGACCAGTACCCCCGACCGGATTCGAACCGGCGCTACCGCCTTGAGAGGGCGGCGTGCTAGGCCGCTACACAACGGGGGCCCTAGCGATCCTGCATCAAGACGTCCGGGAGCTACCCAAAAGGAGATCTTGCGGGAAGGATCTGTACCCCCGACCGGATTCGAACCGGCGCTACCGCCTTGAGAGGGCGGCGTGCTAGGCCGCTACACAACGGGGGCAAAGCACTGCGTTACTACTGCACTGCGCTGGGGTACCAGGACTCGAACCTAGAATAAGGGAACCAGAAACCCTCGTGTTGCCAATTACACTATACCCCACCGGAAGTCAACCCCCTGGGGGGATTTACTTTCGAGTGGCGCCTCCGTCCGGCCTTTCGGCCCGCTCCGGCGGCGCAGAAAGAACATTACCGGATGGCTGACCGTGCTCCAAAACGGGTATCCCGCGCCAGCAGCTGAGGGAGCTGGTCAAGGCCCTCGATGCGGTGCGCGCCCTCGGGCCCCGGGCCCCGACCGCCGTCGCGGTCGATCCAGATGGCCGTCAACCCGGCGTCACGGGCTCCGCGTGCGTCGATCTCCGGCTGGTCCCCCACGTACGCCACCTCGCCGGGCGGCAGCCCGAGCGCCTCACACGCGGCCAGGAAGGCCTCCGCCTCGGGCTTGCTGACCCCGAGTTCGACGGCGCAGACCAGCACCTCGAAGCGGTCGCGCAGCCCGAGGTCGCGGAGCTTGGG
Protein-coding sequences here:
- the leuC gene encoding 3-isopropylmalate dehydratase large subunit: MGRTLAEKVWDDHVVRRAEGEPDLLFIDLHLLHEVTSPQAFEGLRQAGRKVRRLDLTIATEDHNTPTLDIDKPIADPVSRAQLETLRANCAEFGVRLHSLGDVEQGVVHVVGPQLGLTQPGTTVVCGDSHTSTHGAFGALAFGIGTSQVEHVLATQTLPLARPKTMAITVTGALAEGVTAKDLILAIIAKIGTGGGQGYILEYRGEAIQELSMEARMTICNMSIEAGARAGMIAPDQTTFDYLQGRDHAPTGKDWDAAVEYWKTLRTDDDAVFDAEVVIDGAALSPFVTWGTNPGQGAPLSAHVPDPASYEDASERLAAEKALEYMGLTAGQPLRDIKVDTVFVGSCTNGRIEDLRAVAGIVEGRKVADGVRMLVVPGSVRVALQAVEEGLDKVFKEAGAEWRHAGCSMCLGMNPDQLAPGERSASTSNRNFEGRQGKGGRTHLVSPQVAAATAVLGHLASPTDLSAADATAGV
- the ndgR gene encoding IclR family transcriptional regulator NdgR is translated as MDNSSGVGVLDKAALVLSALESGPATLAGLVAATGLARPTAHRLAVALEHHRMVARDMQGRFILGPRLAELAAAAGEDRLLATAGPVLTHLRDVTGESAQLYRRQGDMRICVAAAERLSGLRDTVPVGSTLPMKAGSAAQILMAWEEPERLHRGLQGARFTATALSGVRRRGWAQSIGEREPGVASVSAPVRGPSNRVVASVSVSGPIERLTRHPGRMHAQAVIDAAARLTEALRRSG